Proteins from a genomic interval of Nitrospirota bacterium:
- a CDS encoding Crp/Fnr family transcriptional regulator codes for MKPDSPFYDHTLKELRQSELFGRLDQAVVQEMLLSFQRETWPKKSTVMHPEQTIRRFYVIISGRVKMTRVNPDTGKEFTIFLLGSGDGFDVVSLLDGKKHNVSVIAMDDIEVLTAPFDTIHSWIEGHPAFNREFLPYIGKLIRQLTNLASDLALHDTGTRLVKLFLQHTVPGNPHPRLRLIHDLSNEDLASMIGSVRAVVNRYLQKLREEGTIIARRGSLEIKDLHALVEKAESRLGLKTAKK; via the coding sequence ATGAAGCCTGATTCACCATTTTATGACCATACACTGAAGGAGCTGAGACAATCGGAGTTATTCGGCAGGCTTGATCAAGCCGTTGTTCAGGAGATGCTGCTGTCATTTCAGCGGGAGACCTGGCCGAAAAAATCGACTGTAATGCACCCGGAGCAGACCATCAGGAGATTCTATGTCATTATTTCAGGCAGGGTAAAAATGACAAGGGTCAACCCTGACACGGGAAAAGAGTTCACCATATTTCTTCTCGGGTCTGGAGATGGGTTTGACGTGGTCTCCCTTCTTGATGGAAAGAAGCACAATGTATCGGTGATTGCCATGGATGACATTGAGGTCCTCACTGCCCCCTTTGATACCATCCACAGCTGGATCGAAGGGCATCCTGCTTTTAACAGGGAATTTCTTCCTTACATCGGTAAACTGATCCGGCAACTCACAAATCTTGCCTCTGATCTGGCACTCCACGATACAGGCACCAGGTTAGTGAAACTCTTCCTTCAGCATACAGTTCCGGGGAATCCTCATCCCCGGTTGAGGCTGATACACGATCTATCCAATGAAGACCTGGCCAGCATGATTGGATCAGTCCGTGCAGTTGTCAACAGGTATCTGCAAAAACTCCGGGAAGAAGGAACCATTATCGCCCGAAGAGGCAGTTTAGAGATAAAGGACCTGCACGCACTGGTGGAAAAAGCAGAATCCCGCCTGGGATTAAAGACTGCAAAAAAATAA